The Corynebacterium glaucum genome includes a region encoding these proteins:
- a CDS encoding polyadenylate-specific 3'-exoribonuclease AS, with product MRFFYDTEFIEDGATIELVSIGIVGEDGREYYAVSSEFDPDRANDWVKANVLDKLPDRGSAAWKPLATIRTEVFEFLTAPGNKPELWAWVGAYDHVVLAQLWGDMRGLPAELPRYTNELKQYWIMAGRPRLPRLPEGNHDALVDARHNRRKFRACAEFLPLDSSSRVSVSRDRPFNR from the coding sequence GTGCGGTTCTTCTACGACACCGAGTTCATCGAAGACGGCGCCACTATCGAACTGGTTTCGATTGGCATCGTCGGCGAAGATGGCCGCGAGTACTACGCAGTTTCCTCCGAGTTCGATCCGGACCGCGCCAACGACTGGGTCAAAGCCAACGTGTTGGACAAGCTCCCTGATCGTGGGAGCGCTGCGTGGAAGCCACTTGCGACGATTCGCACGGAGGTATTCGAGTTCCTCACTGCCCCGGGCAATAAGCCGGAGTTGTGGGCGTGGGTTGGCGCTTATGACCATGTGGTACTGGCGCAGCTGTGGGGCGACATGCGAGGCCTGCCTGCAGAACTGCCGCGTTACACCAACGAGCTAAAGCAGTATTGGATCATGGCGGGGCGTCCGCGTCTGCCAAGGTTGCCGGAAGGGAACCACGATGCGTTGGTAGACGCACGGCACAATCGTCGAAAATTCCGTGCCTGCGCTGAGTTTCTTCCTCTCGACTCCTCGAGCCGGGTGTCCGTATCGCGAGATCGCCCTTTCAATAGGTGA
- a CDS encoding lysophospholipid acyltransferase family protein, producing the protein MQNKWYSFFKSIFGPPLRVYNRPTIEGAEHVPEDGPVILVSNHQAVMDSFYLPLMMRRQIQFPAKKEYFTTPGLKGRVQKFFFTSVGQIPMDRTSKDAGQALLDAASGVLDNGDVFGIYPEGTRSPDGRIYKGRTGVARVAMATGAPVVLTAMIGTRDANPIGTSIPRPAKVRIKISEPIDPHEWARENGYDPESREVMRPFTDYVMHELSELSGYPYVDAYASEVKKTLEETGEYPEGTEPGGALER; encoded by the coding sequence ATGCAAAACAAGTGGTACTCGTTCTTTAAATCCATCTTTGGGCCTCCACTGCGGGTCTATAACCGCCCCACCATCGAAGGCGCTGAGCACGTGCCTGAAGATGGCCCGGTGATTCTAGTTTCAAACCACCAGGCAGTCATGGATTCGTTCTACCTGCCGCTCATGATGCGGCGGCAGATCCAGTTCCCGGCGAAAAAGGAGTACTTCACCACCCCTGGTCTGAAAGGGCGGGTGCAGAAGTTCTTCTTTACCTCCGTCGGCCAAATCCCCATGGATCGCACCAGCAAAGACGCGGGCCAGGCGCTGCTCGACGCCGCTAGTGGCGTATTGGACAACGGTGACGTGTTCGGCATCTACCCGGAGGGAACCCGCTCGCCTGATGGCCGGATCTACAAGGGCAGAACCGGTGTCGCTCGGGTCGCCATGGCCACCGGGGCTCCGGTAGTTCTCACTGCGATGATCGGTACTCGCGACGCGAACCCGATTGGCACCTCAATTCCGCGCCCCGCGAAGGTGCGCATCAAAATCAGCGAGCCAATCGACCCGCACGAGTGGGCTCGCGAGAACGGATATGACCCCGAGTCGCGTGAGGTCATGCGCCCATTTACGGACTATGTCATGCACGAGCTCTCTGAGCTTTCGGGCTACCCCTACGTCGACGCGTACGCCTCAGAGGTGAAAAAGACACTCGAGGAAACGGGAGAGTACCCGGAGGGCACCGAGCCGGGAGGAGCGCTGGAACGATAA
- a CDS encoding ROK family protein → MASHTIGFDIGGTNTRAGVVDAHGNVLAVRSTETPHVDAELEQTIVDLVADLRNEFDISAVGMAIAGFLDPECEIVRFAPHLPWRADRPVRRELEAAIGLPVRLEHDANAAAWGEYRFGAAQDAETWVFFAVGTGIGATLVDRGEIYRGSFGTAPEFGHITVVPGGRVCSCGKKGCLERYASGTSLVDCALEKATQGNYEDCALYRKVVDKRANGHDVMAAARGGDALGIAALESFRTWLGRGLSIVADVLDPACIVVGGGVSADADLFIDEARAEMAANMVGAGYRPVPQVLAAELGPQAGMIGVADLARADA, encoded by the coding sequence ATGGCTTCTCATACCATCGGCTTCGATATCGGCGGGACGAACACTCGCGCGGGCGTGGTAGATGCCCACGGCAACGTGCTGGCAGTGCGCTCCACCGAGACCCCGCACGTGGATGCTGAACTTGAGCAGACCATTGTCGACTTGGTCGCGGATCTGCGGAATGAATTCGACATCTCGGCCGTGGGTATGGCGATTGCGGGGTTTCTCGACCCAGAGTGCGAAATCGTGCGATTTGCGCCGCACCTTCCGTGGCGCGCTGATCGGCCGGTACGCCGCGAGCTGGAGGCTGCGATCGGGCTTCCGGTGCGGCTAGAGCACGACGCGAACGCCGCCGCCTGGGGCGAATACCGCTTCGGGGCAGCGCAGGACGCGGAGACGTGGGTGTTCTTCGCCGTTGGCACGGGCATTGGCGCTACGTTGGTGGATCGCGGTGAGATCTACCGTGGCTCTTTCGGTACCGCGCCCGAATTCGGTCACATCACGGTGGTACCAGGTGGGCGTGTGTGCTCGTGCGGAAAGAAGGGCTGTCTCGAACGCTACGCCTCCGGCACGTCGCTGGTGGATTGTGCGCTGGAGAAGGCGACGCAGGGCAATTACGAGGATTGCGCTTTGTACCGCAAGGTCGTCGATAAGCGAGCGAATGGCCACGATGTGATGGCAGCGGCGCGCGGCGGTGACGCACTGGGGATTGCGGCGCTGGAAAGCTTCAGAACCTGGCTCGGGCGTGGATTGTCCATTGTTGCTGATGTGCTTGATCCCGCCTGCATCGTTGTGGGTGGGGGAGTCAGCGCAGATGCAGACCTGTTCATCGACGAGGCGCGTGCGGAAATGGCAGCCAACATGGTCGGTGCCGGCTACCGGCCGGTGCCGCAGGTGCTTGCGGCGGAGCTCGGTCCGCAGGCAGGTATGATCGGCGTAGCTGATCTGGCCCGCGCCGATGCCTAA
- a CDS encoding glycosyltransferase family 4 protein: protein MRVLIVTNDFPPAIGGIQSYVRDFVDEIVRREGPESVFVFAPTPNKEEAAAWDAAREYTVVRWPHYFLLPTVRVTRKMQELIRAHNIDTVWFGAAAPFAVMGAAAKRAGASRVVASTHGHEVGWSLVPGARRSLQRIGEHADTITYISNFTLERLKDAFGRDPDFVPLPSGVDTEFFRPAEPVERGATRESLGVGESPLVVCSSRLVARKGQDQLIRAIPAVRERVPGTQLIIVGDGPFRHKLKRLARDVEGVTFTGAVSRERLRDIVAAADVFAMPARTRKAGLDIEGLGIVYLEAQACAIPVIAGDSGGAPETVTKDTGFVVDGHSIQELVDKLSLLLIDAPLAARMGQAGRCHVSQAYSWKVLGDRLVEVLRGETPAVYDS from the coding sequence ATGCGCGTGCTTATTGTTACCAATGATTTCCCTCCGGCCATCGGGGGGATTCAGTCCTACGTCCGCGATTTTGTCGACGAGATCGTGCGGCGTGAGGGGCCGGAGTCCGTCTTCGTTTTCGCACCGACTCCGAACAAAGAGGAGGCTGCTGCCTGGGATGCAGCCCGCGAATACACGGTCGTGCGCTGGCCCCATTACTTTTTGCTGCCGACTGTCCGGGTGACGCGAAAGATGCAAGAGTTGATTCGCGCGCACAACATCGACACAGTTTGGTTCGGTGCTGCCGCCCCGTTCGCAGTGATGGGGGCAGCCGCGAAGCGCGCAGGCGCATCGCGGGTTGTCGCCTCCACGCACGGCCACGAGGTCGGCTGGTCGCTCGTGCCGGGTGCACGCCGCTCATTGCAGCGCATCGGCGAGCACGCCGACACCATCACTTACATTTCCAACTTCACGCTCGAACGTCTCAAGGACGCCTTTGGACGAGACCCCGACTTCGTCCCCCTGCCGTCGGGCGTGGATACGGAATTCTTCCGCCCCGCGGAACCAGTCGAGCGCGGCGCCACCCGAGAATCTCTCGGCGTTGGCGAGTCCCCACTAGTTGTCTGCAGCTCGCGCCTGGTCGCCCGCAAGGGCCAGGATCAGCTCATCCGCGCTATCCCAGCTGTCCGCGAGCGCGTCCCGGGCACCCAGCTCATCATCGTCGGCGACGGCCCGTTCCGTCACAAGCTGAAGCGACTCGCGCGCGACGTCGAGGGTGTCACGTTCACCGGTGCCGTCTCGCGCGAACGACTGCGCGACATCGTCGCAGCCGCGGATGTGTTCGCCATGCCCGCCCGCACTCGCAAAGCAGGTCTCGACATCGAAGGCCTGGGCATCGTCTACCTCGAAGCACAAGCTTGCGCCATCCCGGTCATCGCCGGCGACTCCGGCGGCGCACCTGAAACGGTCACAAAAGACACAGGTTTCGTCGTCGACGGTCACAGCATCCAAGAGCTCGTCGACAAGCTGAGCTTATTGCTTATCGACGCCCCCTTGGCCGCCCGCATGGGCCAAGCCGGCAGGTGCCACGTCTCGCAGGCGTACTCATGGAAGGTGCTAGGGGACAGGCTGGTGGAAGTGCTCCGAGGCGAAACGCCGGCGGTCTACGATAGCTAG
- a CDS encoding C40 family peptidase — MGKHSKRQVGVGRAVAATTFGAVLSSVVAPVAGADDVDELIDKLENVSHEVSAKAEEIKGLEDEIAAAEGRVTQLSREAEVARGAADRANGERVGFQQNLNGIAQSRYRNTNNERLLTTLESGSPQAAIDRAAFLSTLSRNAERTLQGLDKASRSATERNDAAVAAVTEAQKTRDDLKAKRGKLERERKDLESQVSDLEAQVDALSPEGMQRWINKDNPIDPYGINIPGAGSGVVSSAMAQVGKPYGWGATGPNAFDCSGLMVFAYAQNGKSIPRTSQAQLAGGTPVPLSQLQPGDIIGYYPGTTHVGMYIGDGMVVHASDYGIPVQVVAYDSMPISGAVRY; from the coding sequence GTGGGTAAGCACTCAAAGCGTCAGGTCGGAGTCGGACGTGCGGTTGCGGCAACAACGTTCGGCGCAGTGCTTTCCTCCGTGGTGGCACCAGTTGCCGGCGCCGACGACGTGGATGAGCTGATTGACAAGCTTGAGAATGTCTCCCACGAGGTTTCCGCGAAGGCTGAGGAGATCAAAGGTCTCGAAGATGAGATCGCCGCGGCCGAGGGCCGCGTTACGCAGCTGTCGCGCGAGGCGGAGGTAGCCCGTGGTGCGGCAGACCGCGCAAACGGTGAGCGTGTCGGCTTCCAGCAGAATCTCAACGGCATCGCGCAATCGCGCTACCGCAACACCAACAATGAGCGTCTCCTCACCACACTCGAGTCAGGCAGCCCGCAGGCCGCGATTGACCGAGCTGCATTCCTGAGCACGCTGTCACGCAATGCGGAGCGCACACTGCAGGGGTTGGACAAGGCTAGCCGCAGCGCGACGGAGCGGAACGACGCTGCGGTGGCGGCCGTTACCGAGGCGCAGAAGACCCGAGACGATCTCAAAGCGAAGCGCGGCAAGCTTGAACGAGAGCGCAAGGATCTGGAGTCCCAGGTAAGCGACCTAGAAGCACAGGTGGATGCCCTGAGCCCTGAGGGCATGCAGCGCTGGATCAACAAGGACAATCCGATTGACCCTTATGGCATCAATATTCCGGGGGCTGGCTCGGGTGTGGTGTCCTCGGCAATGGCTCAGGTGGGTAAGCCCTATGGTTGGGGTGCAACTGGACCAAACGCGTTCGACTGTTCGGGGTTGATGGTCTTCGCTTACGCACAGAACGGAAAGTCGATTCCGCGCACATCCCAAGCGCAGCTTGCCGGAGGCACGCCGGTGCCGTTGAGTCAGCTTCAGCCCGGCGACATCATTGGCTACTACCCGGGAACCACGCACGTCGGCATGTATATCGGTGATGGTATGGTGGTCCACGCTTCGGATTACGGCATCCCAGTTCAGGTGGTCGCGTACGACTCGATGCCAATCAGCGGGGCGGTTCGGTACTAG